A stretch of the Argentina anserina chromosome 6, drPotAnse1.1, whole genome shotgun sequence genome encodes the following:
- the LOC126798157 gene encoding phospholipase D alpha 1, translated as MGDAAEHWLHGTLHATIYEVDKLHSSSGNFLRKITGKLEETVGLGKGISKLYATIDLERARVGRTRVIEKEPSNPKWFESFHIYCAHVAANVIFTVKESNPIGASLIGRAYVPVEQLIEGEEVDTWAEILDDKKKPVHGNPKIHVKLQFFHVSKDRSWGQGIKSPKFPGVPFTFFSQRQGCKISLYQDAHVPDKFVPRIPLAGGKNYEPHRCWEDIFDAITNAKHLIYITGWSVYTEIALIRDSRRPKSGGDITLGELLKKKASEGVRVLMLVWDDRTSVGLLKKDGLMATHDEETAKFFQNTEVNCVLCPRNPDGGGSIVQGAQISTMFTHHQKIVVVDAEMPSGGSQTRRILSFVGGLDLCDGRYDTPFHSIFRTLDTAHHDDFHQPNFTGASITKGGPREPWHDIHSRLEGPIAWDVLFNFEQRWRKQGGKDVLVQLRELDNVIIPPSPVMFPDDHETWNVQLFRSIDGGAAFGFPDTPEDAARAGLVSGKDNIIDRSIQDAYIHAIRRAKNFIYIENQYFLGSSFAWAADGIKPEEIGALHVIPRELSLKIVDKIANGERFTVYVVVPMWPEGIPESASVQAILDWQKRTMEMMYKDIKEALDKHGVEEDPRNYLTFFCLGNREVKKEGEYEPSEAPEADSDYIRAQQARRFMIYVHTKMMIVDDEYIIIGSANINQRSMDGARDSEIAMGAYQPHHLSVREPARGQIHGFRMSLWYEHLGMLDETFLQPESVECIKKVNQIAEKYWDLYSSETLEHDLPGHLLRYPVGVTSEGQVTELPGFEFFPDTKARVLGGKSDYLPPILTT; from the exons ATGGGTGACGCGGCTGAGCATTGGTTACATGGTACGCTTCATGCTACGATCTATGAGGTTGATAAGCTACACAGCAGTAGTGGGAATTTCCTCCGCAAG ATTACTGGAAAACTTGAGGAGACTGTTGGTCTTGGCAAAGGAATTAGTAAGCTCTATGCAACCATTGATCTGGAAAGAGCTAGGGTTGGTCGGACCAGAGTTATTGAGAAAGAACCCTCTAATCCCAAGTGGTTTGAGTCTTTCCACATTTATTGTGCCCATGTCGCTGCAAATGTTATATTCACAGTGAAGGAGTCTAATCCTATTGGAGCATCCTTAATTGGAAGAGCGTATGTACCTGTTGAACAACTCATCGAAGGGGAAGAAGTGGATACATGGGCTGAAATTTTGGATGACAAGAAAAAACCTGTTCATGGCAACCCCAAGATACATGTGAAACTACAATTTTTTCACGTTTCAAAGGATCGCAGTTGGGGTCAAGGTATTAAGAGCCCTAAATTTCCTGGAGTCCCATTTACATTTTTCTCACAGAGACAAGGATGTAAGATTTCACTGTACCAAGATGCTCATGTCCCAGATAAATTTGTTCCTAGAATTCCTCTTGCTGGAGGCAAGAATTATGAGCCCCACAGATGTTGGGAAGACATCTTTGATGCAATTACTAATGCAAAGCACTTGATCTACATTACTGGGTGGTCGGTTTATACTGAAATTGCCTTAATAAGGGACTCAAGGAGGCCAAAATCGGGTGGAGATATCACTCTTGGTGAGTTGCTTAAGAAGAAAGCAAGTGAAGGTGTCCGTGTTCTTATGCTTGTTTGGGATGATAGAACCTCTGTTGgtttattaaaaaaagatGGACTGATGGCCACCCATGACGAGGAAACTGCAAAGTTTTTCCAGAATACTGAAGTTAACTGTGTCTTATGCCCTCGTAATCCCGATGGTGGTGGAAGCATTGTTCAGGGGGCACAAATTTCTACCATGTTCACTCATCATCAGAAGATAGTGGTTGTGGACGCTGAGATGCCATCTGGAGGATCACAGACTAgaagaattttgagtttcGTTGGGGGCCTTGATCTGTGTGATGGAAGATATGATACACCATTCCATTCAATTTTCAGGACATTGGATACTGCGCACCATGATGATTTCCATCAGCCAAATTTTACTGGTGCATCGATTACAAAAGGTGGCCCAAGAGAACCTTGGCATGATATTCACTCTCGTCTGGAAGGGCCTATTGCTTGGGATGTGTTGTTTAACTTCGAGCAAAGATGGAGAAAGCAAGGTGGTAAAGATGTACTTGTTCAGCTCAGAGAGCTTGACAATGTCATCATTCCACCATCTCCTGTTATGTTCCCAGATGACCATGAGACATGGAATGTTCAGTTATTCAGATCAATTGACGGAGGAGCTGCTTTTGGCTTCCCGGATACACCTGAAGATGCTGCCAGAGCTGGGCTTGTTAGTGGGAAGGATAACATCATTGATCGAAGCATTCAGGATGCTTATATCCATGCTATTCGTCGTGCAAAGAACTTCATATATATTGAGAATCAGTATTTTCTTGGTAGCTCTTTTGCCTGGGCAGCTGATGGTATAAAGCCCGAAGAGATTGGTGCTTTGCATGTAATTCCTAGGGAGCTTTCGCTTAAAATTGTTGACAAGATTGCCAATGGGGAGAGGTTCACTGTCTATGTTGTTGTCCCAATGTGGCCAGAGGGAATCCCAGAATCCGCATCAGTTCAGGCGATATTGGATTGGCAGAAGAGGACCATGGAAATGATGTACAAAGATATTAAAGAGGCACTTGATAAACATGGTGTTGAGGAGGATCCAAGGAATTATTTGACATTTTTCTGCCTTGGGAATCGGGAGGTGAAGAAGGAGGGAGAATATGAACCGTCTGAGGCACCAGAGGCAGATTCGGATTATATTAGAGCTCAGCAAGCCCGACGCTTCATGATTTATGTTCATACCAAGATGATGATAG TCGACGATGAATACATCATCATTGGATCTGCCAACATCAATCAGAGATCTATGGATGGTGCCAGGGACTCTGAAATAGCCATGGGAGCTTACCAGCCTCATCATCTATCAGTCAGGGAGCCAGCACGCGGCCAGATCCATGGTTTCCGGATGTCATTGTGGTATGAGCACCTTGGCATGCTGGATGAGACCTTCCTCCAGCCGGAAAGCGTTGAATGTATCAAGAAGGTGAACCAAATTGCTGAAAAATACTGGGACCTGTATTCAAGTGAAACACTGGAACATGATTTGCCGGGTCATCTGCTTCGCTATCCTGTCGGAGTTACCAGCGAAGGACAAGTCACAGAGTTGCCAGGTTTCGAGTTCTTCCCTGACACCAAGGCTCGAGTGCTTGGTGGCAAATCCGACTATCTTCCTCCTATCCTTACTACGTGA
- the LOC126797094 gene encoding uncharacterized protein LOC126797094, which produces MEQSFVNQVVMAEAQHDDGSTRPSGSCRDKKLNKPRQRLSRGHNLIEDYLVERPIFDAQDFRRRYRMSRDRFNIIMSDLCNHDLSWHEIEDTTGLLGLLPQQKMIGALRKLVYGSAAYQCTEITRMGESTTLECLKEFFSQVVHLYGPRYLRSPTPADLT; this is translated from the coding sequence atggagcaatcattcgtCAATCAGGTGGTTATGGCGGAAGCACAACACGATGATGGATCAACACGACCAAGCGGCTCATGTCGCGATAAAAAACTGAATAAGCCACGTCAAAGGCTATCTAGGGGACACAATCTCATAGAAGATTATTTGGTCGAACGTCCAATCTTCGACGCTCAAGACTTTCGCCGGAGGTACAGGATGAGCAGAGACCGATTCAATATTATCATGTCGGACCTCTGCAACCACGACCTGTCTTGGCATGAAATAGAAGACACCACTGGTTTGCTAGGGCTACTTCCACAACAAAAGATGATCGGGGCTCTACGAAAGCTAGTGTACGGGTCAGCCGCATATCAgtgtactgaaattacaaggatgggAGAATCGACTACCCTGGAATGTTTGAAGGAGTTTTTCAGCCAAGTGGTTCATCtctatggtccaagatacctCCGCAGTCCAACACCTGCAGACCTCACATGA
- the LOC126799896 gene encoding uncharacterized protein LOC126799896: MSSVLSSQGLVLATAMAISSTLVFLAFSRKQTLPEPQIATNQTPTLRSCLSSGDKKRDRKKKKVRFAENVEEKKILERVMESSSSSKRVERSCRNQIPENQVALYNGIRRDRVQRLACSY; this comes from the exons ATGTCTTCCGTCCTAAGCTCTCAAGGTCTGGTATTAGCAACCGCCATGGCCATCTCCAGCACCCTCGTCTTTCTTGCCTTCTCCAGAAAACAAACCCTCCCAGAACCCCAAATCGCAACAAACCAAACTCCTACTCTGCGGTCTTGCTTGTCTTCAG GTGATAAGAAGAGGgatagaaagaaaaagaaagtgcGTTTTGCTGAGAATGTTGAAGAGAAAAAGATCTTAGAGAGGGTTATGGAGTCATCGTCGTCGTCTAAAAGAGTTGAAAGAAGTTGCAGAAACCAAATTCCTGAGAATCAAGTTGCCTTGTACAATGGAATTCGTAGAGATCGCGTGCAGAGGCTGGCGTGTTCATATTGA